In the genome of Triticum urartu cultivar G1812 chromosome 5, Tu2.1, whole genome shotgun sequence, one region contains:
- the LOC125555882 gene encoding uncharacterized protein LOC125555882: MEQRAKASEVDGTAAHHGAPREFLGADTAEKQRGGGDDVVSGGGGAAKLEKEDAKEKTAAEGVKPLPHKQVRQPSDVYNPELERL, translated from the coding sequence ATGGAGCAGCGGGCGAAGGCAAGCGAGGTCGACGGCACGGCTGCCCACCATGGCGCCCCACGCGAGTTCCTGGGTGCAGACACGGCGGAGAAGCAACGAGGCGGAGGCGACGACGTCGTCAGCGGTGGTGGCGGCGCCGCAAAGCTGGAGAAGGAGGATgcgaaggagaagacggcggcggAGGGGGTGAAGCCGCTGCCGCACAAGCAGGTTCGGCAGCCCAGCGATGTGTACAACCCGGAGCTCGAGCGCCTCTGA